AGTAACAGCTTAGGTGAATATAACAATGCTCGACCAAGTGCTACGCGTTGTTTTTCACCACCTGAAAGTTTGATGGGCATACGTTGTAATAAGTGCCCTAACTTTAATAATTCAATAATGTAATCTGCTTCAAAGTGACGCTCTTGTTGGGACAGGTGCTTAAGACCAAATAATAAGTTTTGCTTTACCGTTTTATGCGGAAAAAGCTGAGCATCTTGAAAAACCAATCCAACATGCCGCTTTTGAGTACTTAAGTTAATGTTTTGATCTGAATCAAACCATGTTTGATCCTGTATTTTAATGAGTCCACTATGCGGAGTGTTCAGCCCTGCAATGGCATGTAAAATTGATGTTTTACCTGACCCAGAGACACCAAATAGCCCAATAACAGAAGCATTTGACTGGAAACTAGGCTCAATATGAAATTGACCCATCTGTAGCTGAAAACGGCAATCAATCAACATAACCTTACCGTCCTAAACGCTTCTTTTGATAACGATGAAACCACTGTGCAAACCATAAGGCTAAAAAAGCTACACTTAATGATAAAACAATAAGCCTTTGAATAGCTGCTTCTGTATCGGGCTGTTGCATTAAGCTATACATAGCCAAAGGCAAAGTACGCGTTTCATTTGAAATATTACCCACAAAGGTAATGGTCGCACCAAACTCACCTAAACTACGGCAAAAACATAAAATAGCGCCAATTAAAATACCACTGCTGGCAAGAGGCAAAGTGACATGAAAAAATACCCCTAAAGATGAGGCACCTAATGTCTTTGCTGCCATTTCTAAACGCTGATCGACCACCTCAATTGCTAAACGAATAGATTGCACCAATAGCGGAAAACCCATCACTGCCGAAGCAAGAACTGCGCCTTTCCAGTTAAATGCAAAATCAATTCCGAGCGGTGCCAAATATTGCCCAATAATGCCGCGACTGCCAAAAACTTGTAAAAGCAAATAGCCAGGAACAACTGGTGGTAACACCAAAGGTAAAAACACCAATGTTTCAATGAATGACTTACCCCAGAACTCTTTTCGTGCCAAAAACCATCCCACACAAATTGCAGGAATAATACTGACCACAAGACAACTTGCTGCCACCTTACAAGAAAGTTGCAGAACGCTGAGCTCTTCTGGGGTTAAAGAAAACATCATGGCTTGACTGAAGCCAATACGCTAAAGCCATATTTTTTAAAGACTGTTTTGGCTTGATTGCTTTGTAAAAATTGATAGAATTTTGTTGAGCTCGGATTCTTTTTAATTATCCCTATAGGATAAATAATTGGTGAATGTATATTTTCTGGAAATACGCCAGCTAGCTTCACGTCTTTGCTAATCGCTGCATCGGTTGCATAGACAATCCCAACCTGACATTCACCACGCGCAACAAAGTTTAATGCAGCTCGAACATCTTCTGTTTCAACTAACTTTGGCTCAATATGGCTCCACCAACCTAGGTTAGTAAAAGCTTGTTTAGCATATTTGCCTACAGGCACACTTTTGGTATCCCCTGTACAAATCTTGCCTGTAAATACTTTATTGGGATCAGTCGTTTTATCTAGTTTTACTTTTAGTGACTGACCTTTAGGGGTAATTAGAACCAGACGGTTGCCTAATAAATTTATACGGTCATTTGCTGCAACTAATTTTTTATTTTGCAGATAATCCATCCACTGGGTATCTGCTGAAATAAAAATATCTGCCGGTGCCCCAGCTTCAATTTGTTTCGCTAATGTCGATGAGCCTGCATATGAAGTTTTAACTTCTACTTTATTTTGTTTTTCATAAATTTTTTCTAAATCGTTAATCGCATTCGTTAAGCTCGCTGCTGCATAAACGGTAACGGATTCAGCCTTAGCGGGAACATTAAAGACCAATCCTATGCTGAGGACTGAACAGGCTAAAGCCAAATTTTTTATCTTCGTATCACTTACCATTATGTTCACCTTTTTGTCGTTTTTTGCAGCGATATATACCCAAGAATATAGCGATAAGCATAGACGATGAAAAGTAGAAATTATTTATAAAGATGGATATTTTTTATGAGCAACTGAAAACTATTGGTAGATAAAACTGATTCGCGCTTAAATTCTTTAATTTATAAAGTATTTCTCATCTTATTTCTTTAAATAGCTACTCATGATTTGATACTCCTGTTCTAAGGCTTGTCGAGCATTGATTTCCATTTGACGATAGTGTTGTAAAACTTTTTGGCCTATAGCTGTAACGGCTGCCCCACCTCCATGTGTTCCGCCTGTTTGAGTTTCAACTAAAGCTGTTTCAAAGCACTGATTCATGGTGTCTACCAACTGCCACGCACGGCGATAGCTCATATTCATAGATTTTGCGGCTTGTGAGATTGAACCCGTTCTCACAATTGCTTCAAGTAAGTCTGCCTTACCCGGACCAAATGCAATGTCCTGCTCTAAAAGAATTCTAATTTGTAATTTTAAGTTTTGTTCTTTCATAGACTTAGTTCACAAAAGTTTATTTTATGCTCGTTAACATTATAGGGAAGTTTAACAAGCTAAGACATATACAAATTTAAATCTCTCCTCTTTCTTGAAAAGAGTTCGATTAAAAAAATCAAAACTGCACAAAGTGGATAAAGATCTGGAAAAAACGGATAGAGGCCAAAGCCTAATCGCGGTTCAATCAGTTAAAAGCTGAATGAATAGGATTGAGCAAATGACCTCATCTAATTTAAAACAATGGAATGATTTTGTAGATGGATGTATCGACTTCCGTCCTAACGATGGCGTGTTTCGTATTGCACGAAATATGTTTACCGAGCCTGAACTGTTTGACTTGGAAATGGAACTTATTTTTGAAAAGGTTTGGATTTATGCATGTCACGAAAGTGAGATTCCAAACAATCATGATTTCCTAACCGTTCAAATTGGTCGCCAACCGATTATTGTGAGCCGTGATGGTAAGGGCGAATTACACGCGATGGTCAATGCTTGTGAGCATCGTGGAGCGACCTTAACACGCGTTGCTAAAGGCAACCAGTCAACCTTTACATGTCCGTTCCACGCATGGTGCTATAAGTCAGATGGTCGCTTGGTGAAAGTCAAAGCACCTGGTGAATATTGTGAAGATTTTGATAAATCAAGCCGAGGCTTAAAACAAGGCCGTATTGCCAGCTATCGTGGTTTCGTATTTGTAAGCCTTGATACTCAAGCAACAGATTCTCTAGAAGACTTTTTGGGCGATGCAAAACTGTTTCTTGATTTAATGGTTAACCAGTCTCCAACAGGCGAACTCGAAGTATTACAAGGCAAGTCATCTTATACATTTGCAGGTAACTGGAAGCTACAAAATGAAAATGGCTTAGATGGTTATCATGTCAGTACCGTTCACTATAACTATGTCTCTACAGTCCAACACCGCCAACAAGTCAATGCATCAAAAGGTGAAGAACTCGATACGCTTGACTATAGCAAGTTAGGGGCCGGTGACTCAGAAACTGACGATGGCTGGTTCAGCTTCAAAAATGGTCATAGCGTATTATTTAGTGACATGCCGAACCCAACTGTTCGTCCGGGATACAGCACAGTTATGCCATATATGGTCGAAAAATATGGCGACAAATATGCTGAGTGGGCAATGCACCGTTTAAGAAACTTGAATTTGTACCCTAGCCTATTTTTTATGGACCAGATTAGTTCACAGCTTCGTATTGTTCGTCCTGTGGCATGGAATAAAACCGAAGTCATTAGTCAATGTATTGGCGTTAAAGGTGAATCTGCTGAAGCACGCCGTAACCGTATTCGCCAGTTTGAAGATTTCTTTAATGTGTCGGGCCTTGGTACACCAGACGATTTAGTTGAATTCCGTGAACAGCAAAAAGGTTTCCAAGCACGTCTTGAACGTTGGAGCGATATTTCTCGTGGCTGTCAGTCTTGGGAATATGGCGCGACCAAAAACTCACAAGATTTAGGCATTCAACCCGTCATTACTGGCCGAGAGTTTACCCATGAAGGACTCTATGTAAACCAACATGGACACTGGCAACGTCTAATGCTCGATGGCTTAAATAAGAAAGCCTTGAAAATGCAGGATATTACTTTTGAAAACAATGCCGTAATGGATGAGGTGTAACCATGTCACAAGAACTATATTTTGCTGTATCTCAGTTTTTGTACAAAAAGGCAGAGCTTTGTGATGCTTATGACTGGGATGCCTATCTAGAGCTTTACGATGAAGATAGTGAATATCATATTCCACAGTGGATTGATGACCATAACTATGTTCAAGATCCAAATCAGGGTTTGTCTTATATTTATTATGCAGACCGTACTGGACTTGAAGACCGTGTATTCCGTATTCGTACTGGCAAGGCAGCTTCGGCAACGCCGTTACCACGTACGTTACACAGCATGAATAACATTCGAGTTAAAACATTGGATGATGGATTAATTGAAGCAAAAGTTGCATGGCAAACGCTTTATAACCGTCAAGGTTTAGAAGGCTGTTTTTACGGACACGCTACTTATCTTTTACGCCAAACAGCAGATAGTTTCCGTATTCGTCGTCAGCACAGCATTTTGCTTAATGACAAAATTGATTCCGTTTTAGACTTCTATCACGTTTAAGGGGAATGAAAATGGGACATTCAGTTGCACTTAACTTTGCCGATGGCAAAACCTTTTTCATTTCGGTAAATAACGACGAGTTGTTGCTTGATGCAGCAGTTCGCCAAGGAATTAACCTACCGCTAGACTGCCGTGAAGGTGTTTGTGGTACGTGTCAGGGTCAGTGTGAAACTGGTATTTATGAACAAGAATATGTTGATGAAGATGCATTAAGTGAGCGTGATTTGGCTGAGCGTAAAATGTTAGCTTGCCAGACACGTGTGAAATCCGATGCAGCTTTTTATTTCGATCATGATTCTGCTATCTGTAACGCTGGTGATACTTTAAAAATTGAAACCAAAGTGACCGCTGTTGAGCTGGTTTCTGAAACAACAGCAATTTTGCATCTTGATGCAAGCAGTCATGCTGAACAACTTCAGTTTTTACCTGGTCAATATGCTCGTTTGCAAATTCCAGATACTGAAGATTGGCGTTCTTATTCTTTTGCAAATAGACCAAATGCGACCAATCAATTGCAATTCTTAATCCGTCTCTTGCCAGACGGTGTGATGAGTAATTACTTGCGTGATCGTTGTCAGGTTGGGCAAACCCTACTCATTGAAGCACCACTTGGTAGTTTCTATTTACGTGAAGTACAGCGACCACTGGTTTTTGTGGCAGGTGGAACAGGATTATCCGCATTTTTAGGAATGCTTGATAACTTGGTCGAGCAACCTAACTCACCTGCAGTTCAATTGTACTATGGCGTAAATAATGAAACTGACTTGTGTGAACAACAGCGTTTACAGGCCTATTCTGAACAGCTACCAAACTTTAGTTATCACCCGATTGTGACTAAGGCAACCGAAGCTTGGCAAGGTAAAGCCGGCTATATTCATGAGCACTTAAATAAAGATCAATTGGCCGAGCAGGCTTTTGATATGTATTTATGTGGTCCACCGCCAATGATTGAAGCTGTTAAAAATTGGTTAGATGAACAATCTTTGCAAAACTACCGTATTTACAGCGAGAAGTTTTTACAGAGTAATACATCACGTTGAAGTATAAATAATTCAAAAACCACTAAAACCTGAAATGATTCAATATACTCTATAGGGGGTATATTGAATTTTTCATTTAAATTAAAAGTTTTTATATATCAATAATATAAAATAATAAATTCCGACAAAATAAATTGACCAGCTCACTCGGATTTGCTATAAATTTTGATAGATCTTAAGGAATAAGATCATGATGAGATTAACTTATAGCACCTTTTATATCCCCCTATTCTATTTCTCGAATTTACTAAATTGATGGACAAAATCCGATGTAAAAATTTGAGAAAATCATATTAATTAGCGGTTAAATTGGTCTGTATTTTGCTTATATCTCATTGTAATTTGCGAGTAACTTAATTTTTTTAAGTGCCGTATTTACTTGCTGTGCAGCGAAGTTTTAAAGCTCTTGCAATACAAGTAAATACAGGAGTGAGCCAAAAGGGATAAATATGAACCAAGCCAACTCCCCAGAACTCAGTGGGCGTCATTTTCAAAATGAGTCTATCTTTACCAATCATAATCTGGTGTTTGATCACCACGATTTAAGCGAAACTTGCCGAAATGTAGGCCAAATTTTTAAACCGCATGATCTTAAAATCTCTCAGCAGAAGCGAGATTTCAGTGCAACCATGCACCATGTTAAAACAGGCGCACTGTCTATTAGTCGCTTGGAATATGGCGCGGATGTCATTATTGAACCAGATCACCTTGATAGCTTTTACTTAATTCAAATTCCAACTCAAGGCTACGCAGAAATCGAATTCGGTTCACAAAAGTTTATTTCTTATTCTCAAGTTGCTTCTCTTATTTCTCCTCAGCAATCTTTACGTATGCGCTGGCATGCGAACTCGCCACAGCTTATTCTAAAAGTTTCAAAGGATGATTTTACCTACCATTGCCGTCAACACATCGCCGATTCAGAAAATAACTTACTTGTTTTCGACCCAAAATTAGACTTTGCTACACAAAGTGGAAGCTACTTTTTACAGCTCGTTAGAACATTGATGGATGCTTTGGCATGCGAGCAACACCCGCTTCATCATCCTTTAGCCTTTAAACAATTTGAGTCAAATTTGTTTAATGCCCTCATTTATGGTCAACCCAATAACGCATTACATAAAATAGATCAGCATAAAGAAAAAACAGTATCTCCTTATTTCGTGAAGCGCACAGAAGCCTATATTAAAGAACATTTACATGAGCCGCTTAATGTCGAGATTTTAGCTGAACATGCATGCGTGAGCATAAGAACTCTATTTACTGGTTTTAAAAAATTATTTGGGAACCACCCCGATGTCTTATTTAAAAGAATTACGCTTTGAACAAGCTCATTTAGAGCTGATGCATAATGAAAATCTGTCGGTTACTGACGTTGCATTTAAATGGGGATTTACTCACTTAGGTCGTTTTTCTCAAGAATATAAACGCCGTTATGGTGAGTTACCTTCTTCTACTCGCCGTTCTGGTCAAAGTGAAGGTTCAGGCTTAATTACTTCAATTTTTTCTTAAGTTTAAAATAGACGAAAGCCTTTTATATTGATTGATATAAAAGGCTTTTTTTATGATTTAAAAATGATGGACATAACGAACTTGTAGTCGTGTTCCCTCTGGACGGTTTTGGGCATCTTGCTCAAAATAAGCATTTGCAACCAAGTGATCATTTTTAGAAAAACTATACATCGCACCCGGACCAATCGCCCAGACTTGCTCACGTCGGCCTTTGACTTTTTCACCATCGACTTCGGTATCTGTCACTTGTTTTAGCCAATAACCATTCAGTCCCAAACGGAACTGTTCGGTAATGGCATAGTCTGTTGCAAAGTTTGCATGAATTGCTTGCCCAGCTTGCATATCATTTGCTCCAGCAAAAGTATAGCTTGGGTCATCATTTTTAAAGTTATAAAGATAATGGATACGTGTTGAAGCTGTCCATTTTGGATTAAACCAATATGTGGCAGCCCAATAAGGGTCAAATGAAACAGCGTTATTACTGGGGTTAATATCTTTTTGCCGATTGTATTCACTAGTAGGTAAATTCACCTGAAACTCAAAACGATGTACAAACTTCGGCCCTTGTGCACCCATAACTGGATCAAACTGGATAAAAGGTCCGATCATAATGTCTCCAAAGCCACTTTGGGCTTTAATGGCAGCATTATTCAAGCCATCATCCATGTCCATTTTGCTGACAAAAGGAATTAAAAAATTCATGCCTAGACTGGCTTTATCTTTTACTCGGACATTCGATAAATAACTAATCTGTTCAACCAATACTTGATAATTTAAATCTGTTTTAGGTAAACCTAATTTTTGTCCATTGGCATCGACTAGTTTATTGCTATCGTAATTTTGAAAGTAAGTTTGAGCATACCAGCCGGGCCCTGCGGGTAATCCACCATCGAGAAAGCTGGTCATACCTAAGTTTACGGTCGGTAAATCATAGGCATGTGTAACCAACGGCAAACCCAACAATGTCCCTGCTAAAAATCCATGTTTAATTAAAGTGCTTTTCATCTTCTTATTTCCTATACAAAAATCACGACCGGATTGATCGTGATTGTGGTGAATTAATGTGCTAATTCTGGATGCCCAGCGGCAATCCGATACTTTCCTGCGTGGAATACCAATGGTTCACCTTGGCGTTGTTGGTACTGTTCAATTTGACCAATAAAAATCAGGTGATCTCCGCCTTCATATTGATTTACATTACGGCAAACCAAGGTTGCGAGTGCATCGGTCAAAATTGGAACGCCTGCATTGCATTGTTGATGTGCAACGCCTGCAAATTTATCTTCGGTACCTCGAGCGAAATGCCCAGAAAGCTGATGATGTTCTTGCGCCAACATGTGAATGGCAAAATATTCAGCTTCAACAAAATCAGACAGACTTGGCGCTGTTTTTGAAAGACTCCACAAAATTAATGGCGGATCTAAAGATAATGAAGAAAATGAATTGGCTGTCATGCCTATTTTCCGACCATCTTTACCACGAGTTGTAATCACGGTAACGCCAGTTGCAAATTGTCCAAGTAAGTTACGGATTTTTCTTGGGTTTTTAGCATTAATCGTTTGTAAAGCTAAAGTTTCAATTGTGTCCATTTTTAATTCTTCCTTTGATATTTTGACCTTAAGCCACTTTTGCTGCGGTTTTTGAAGCCAAGAATGCTTGAGCTTGATTTGCATCAAACCACCAAGGAGCAAAAGAGCGCGGGTCATCAAAGTTATTTGCCATAATGGAAGCAATGCCCTGGTTTTGGCTTGCGGCTGCTAATAGTTCAACAACATGAGGCTGTGGTGGCACTAATAGGCTATTGGTCCAAGCCACTACTTTTTCTGCATAGGCCCAATAACGCTCAAAAGTTTGAACCATCCATTGTTCGCTAAAGCTTTGATTATCATTGGCTAAAATGGCATCGAAATAGATTTTGCTACACTTAGCTGCATTGTTTGAGCCTTGACCAGTAATCGGGTCATTGACTACCAAGGCATCTGCCATACCAAAAATTTGCTTGCCAGAGGGTAATGTCAAAATTGGTTTGCGTACGGTCGGAGGGAAACGTCCTGCTAAATATCCACCAGCATCGGTTAACTCAACATTTGCGCAGCGTTCATATTCCCAAGGCACAAATTTCTTGAGTAAATCCAAACTGCATTGCAGATGCTGTTCAGGTGTTTTGACATCTTGCCAGCAGTCCATTGGTCCGTTTGGGACTCCTTCAAACACCATAATGTCGCAAGGCCCATTGATGGTCAGTGCCGGAAAAGAAAAGTACTCACCGACTTCTGGAATAATATTAAAAGTCACACGTGAATAAGGTGAAATTGGCTTCATATTTTTGACATAGGTCAATGCCAAAGCGCGCTGTGGTTTATCAAAAATACTACGTGTATCATCACGCTCAAACTGTTTAACGACTTCACCTTTACCAGCCGCGAGTAATACAAGCTCGTAGTCGTTTGCGAGTTGTTCTAGCTCTTCTATTCCTACATCCTGAATCACTAATCGACCACCACGGTGTTCAAACTCTTCCATCCAATATGGCATTTTGACGCGTTGATCGACCGATTGAGCATAGCGCTCAAGACGCGCACTCCATTCAAATGCTTTACCACCATTTTCAGGGTTAACTAAAGCTAGCCCAATGCCCTCTACCGCTGGACATTGTTCTTCCCAAAAATTTAGTCCTAAGTCACGTTCAGTTTGTAAAGCGGTATGAAACATACACTGGCTTGACATGACTTTGCCTTGGCGGATTTCATCGGCAGTTCGATTGGTGATCATGGTCACGTCATAGCCTGTATCTAATAAGCCCAAACCAAGCTGTAAACCAGACTGTCCTGCTCCAACAATTGCAATACGGCGCATAATATTCTCCATAATTTTCTAAATGTGCTTTTAAAACGCTGTGCTATTCGGCTAAACGTGGAATAGCGGGCTGTGATCCTTCAGGGCCCATCACTGAATATCCGCCATCGACCGCATAATCTGCTCCGGTCACAAAACTCGCAGCAGGTGACAATAAAAACAAAACAACATTGGCGATTTCTTCGGGATGGCCCAATCGGCCGAGTAAGTGATAATCGGCTGCTACGTTATCGGCTTTTTCACGGTTATTACCGCTGACTTCTGCAATGACACGAGACCATGTCCAACCCGGTGAAACAGAATTGACGCGAATACCATCGGCAGCAAAATCCATTGCCATGCTTTGTGTGAGTTGACGTATCGCGGCTTTAGACACTGGATATAACCAGCGCCCTGTTTGTGCCACTTTGGCCGAGATTGAAGTAAAATTAACGATTGAACCTTGCTGCTTTTTTAGGTCATTGTATAAAGCACGGCTCAGCTCAACTGTAGAGACCAAATTAATATCGAGTGCTTGTAACCAGTCCTGACGTGAAGATTTAAAACCGTCATCTAAATATGTACATGCCAGATTGACCAAGTAACTCACTTCACCTAAATGTTGGTGAATATCTGCCACAGCTTGTTGAATAGCCGCATCGCTGGTTAAATCGGTTTGAATAAACATCACATCATGGTTAAAGCTTTCAGCTATTGCCTTGCCTTTAGCATCGATATCTAAAATAGCGACATGAGCACCTGCACTGACCAAGGCTTGTACAACGGCTCTACCAATCAGTGTTGCGCCACCACTTACGACAGCGACTTTTCCTTTTAAATCTATATTCATTGCAGATACTCCTTAATTGACTGGCTTGCCTTCACTACTTGACCAAGATGGCATCAACGTATTTGAAGGAAGATCTTCATCAAGAAGTTTTCGTGCGGTCTCTACACCTGCAATAGGTAGACCTGTTGGGTCTAATAAACCAATCTGTACCAGCACCGACGCTTGGTCCCAGTAAATATGCTCATGGCATAACTTTGAGCCTCTGAACTGAATTACACCTAACATTGGAATTTCGACATATTTACCAGTCGGTTTTACACCCGGTAATAACCAGTCAATTTCAGCGTCGTGTGTAAAGCTCATAATGAACTCGTCTACCACTTGCGTTGAGCCAACCGTACGAGAGATCGAAGTGATCTTCATATCTTTCGGATTTTGATGAACAAAGTGATATTGATAAAAACGGGCAAGTTGGCTTTGACCCACACCACCAGTTAAGGTTGGAATATGGTTGACATAAGGCTCCGCGACCATTGTTGCCATGGTTGCTGGCACATCACGTGTATCAAACTCATGACGAATATGTTCTTCCCATAGCGCGACTAGGTCATATTTCGGCCCAATTGTTTCATGTAGTGCAGTTACTGTACGCTCATGAGCAAAGCGCGCTGAAGGTTTGTGATAATGATTGCTTTTTGGTCGTGCAAAAGCATGATCAACACCGTCATAAACATAAATTTGTATATTTGAATATTGGTTGCCTGCATTGACAATCGCTTGTCTCGCATCTGGCGGTGTAAATTGGTCCAGTTCTGCAATATGTAAAACCAATCGTCCTTTTACGTTGGCTAACTCATCTAACGTTTTTTCAATGCCTACACCGTAATAACCGACGGCACATGCCACTTCCGAAAGTCGACAACCCGCCAGATACGCAAGCTTTCCACCCAAACAGTACCCCACCACACCGAGGCCTGTAGAGGTGTCACATTCTGGTCGAGTCTTTAAAAAAGATAAGCTGTCCTGAATATCTTCAACACCAAGGTTTTCATCATATTGCTGATAAAGCTCGAAAGCTTTTTGAAAATCTTCTGGTGTGTAACCCAGTTCGATATTAGGTGCTAAACGCCAAAATAAATCAGGAACTAAAACGGTATAGCCTTCTTCTGCAAGAAATTCTGCTTTTTCTCGCATGGCTGCATTAACACCAAAAATTTCCTGACAAAGCACCACTCCAGGTCCTTTTCCTGTTTCTGGTGTCGCTAGATATGCACTGAACTGTTTTCCAGATGCTGTTTTAATTTGAACGGTTTGACCAGCCATAGTGTCAACTCCTGACATTGTTATGGCTTTATCTTCTATCCGAATATTTTTTTAGACTGTCCAAAAGCTGCAAGCACTATCCAATCTCTGCGCAATTATCAAAATCAATAAAAATGAATAAAACATTAAAAATAAGAAAACCAATAAATTTCATAACTTTAAATTAAAAAATTAAATTAATACTTTTTATCTAATTTGGAAAAAATGGATGAAGATGAGGACTTATTGGTTAGTGAGAGCTGATTAAAAATAGTTCAATCAAAGCCACAGGTTTTGTAACGAGTGCATTGAATTACTCAGGGAATTAAATAATTTTAAGAAGGAATACATATGAAAACGATAGATGCTTTATTTGGCTCGCTCATTTTCACTTAAGCTTAAGCGGTATTTTTTTTATTCTTACATTACTAACCTTCATTTTATTTATTGCACTTAGCTGGAAAGTGATTTGTGAGAAATCTACAAACAAGTATTAAAGCTCAAACAAAGTCTCTAGACATTAATCGATACATAAAATATCAGAAAATTTTGCTTTTGGTCTCACTTGGATTTTCTCCAAACTCTTCCCGATATTCTTGAGAAAAACGACTTAAATGGTTAAAGCCCCACTCATAGGCAAGCTTTGAGATAGAAATCTTTCTATCTGCTCCTGTAGTGCTCAAGATTTTATAAATCTGTTGGAGGCGATATTTTTTTAAATATGACATTGGGCTGGTACCGCAGTACTGTTGAAATTCATCATACAATTTTGATTTTGAAACCCCTGCCAGACGTTGCAAGTCTTCTGCACAAATTTCTTCGTGCGCATGTTCAATAATAAAATTACGGACCTTACGAATATAAGCTGGCTCATCCTGATGTGAGAGTGACTTTAAGGCTTCAGAGTAGTTGTTTTCTTGAGACAACAATAACGCTTTAATTACAAAATTTTCATAGTCCTCAGATAACATTTGCAAACCATAAAAATTGCTATATTGCGATTTTAGCTGTACAAAATTTTGAATATTTTTCCACCATGCACCAATCAGTTGCTCGGAGTCTAAATGCATTTCTGGATTAAAAATAATAGGAGTTTCTATCGGTTTATTGAGTAAATCGGCAAGGACAATCTGCATACTCCTTTCAGGAATAACCACCTGAAATTTTCTACAATCTTTATCGATAATCAGATCTTGTTGATCATTATTTGAAACAATAAGGCCTCTGTTTTCATCAGACTGATAATGAGCGCCACGAATGTTAAGGGCTTGTCGCCCCTGTATAGGCAAACTAATGCTATAAGCTTTTAAATGTGAGATGTTGATGGCAACGTTTGCGCCATAACTGATTGTACCGATTGCCATTTTTTTAGTAGGCAACCGCATCCCATCATAATGAAAGTCAAGAGTATCTTTATAAATAGTATCGAGACGGTGCTCACCACAAATTGTGGACATCAAATTCTGCGCAAATTCGGCTTTGCGTGAATAATGATTGAGTTCCATCTGTTGGCTGAGTGATATCATATCCTTTCACCTA
This window of the Acinetobacter sp. XH1741 genome carries:
- a CDS encoding transporter, yielding MKSTLIKHGFLAGTLLGLPLVTHAYDLPTVNLGMTSFLDGGLPAGPGWYAQTYFQNYDSNKLVDANGQKLGLPKTDLNYQVLVEQISYLSNVRVKDKASLGMNFLIPFVSKMDMDDGLNNAAIKAQSGFGDIMIGPFIQFDPVMGAQGPKFVHRFEFQVNLPTSEYNRQKDINPSNNAVSFDPYWAATYWFNPKWTASTRIHYLYNFKNDDPSYTFAGANDMQAGQAIHANFATDYAITEQFRLGLNGYWLKQVTDTEVDGEKVKGRREQVWAIGPGAMYSFSKNDHLVANAYFEQDAQNRPEGTRLQVRYVHHF
- a CDS encoding flavin reductase family protein, which gives rise to MDTIETLALQTINAKNPRKIRNLLGQFATGVTVITTRGKDGRKIGMTANSFSSLSLDPPLILWSLSKTAPSLSDFVEAEYFAIHMLAQEHHQLSGHFARGTEDKFAGVAHQQCNAGVPILTDALATLVCRNVNQYEGGDHLIFIGQIEQYQQRQGEPLVFHAGKYRIAAGHPELAH
- a CDS encoding styrene monooxygenase/indole monooxygenase family protein: MRRIAIVGAGQSGLQLGLGLLDTGYDVTMITNRTADEIRQGKVMSSQCMFHTALQTERDLGLNFWEEQCPAVEGIGLALVNPENGGKAFEWSARLERYAQSVDQRVKMPYWMEEFEHRGGRLVIQDVGIEELEQLANDYELVLLAAGKGEVVKQFERDDTRSIFDKPQRALALTYVKNMKPISPYSRVTFNIIPEVGEYFSFPALTINGPCDIMVFEGVPNGPMDCWQDVKTPEQHLQCSLDLLKKFVPWEYERCANVELTDAGGYLAGRFPPTVRKPILTLPSGKQIFGMADALVVNDPITGQGSNNAAKCSKIYFDAILANDNQSFSEQWMVQTFERYWAYAEKVVAWTNSLLVPPQPHVVELLAAASQNQGIASIMANNFDDPRSFAPWWFDANQAQAFLASKTAAKVA
- a CDS encoding SDR family oxidoreductase yields the protein MNIDLKGKVAVVSGGATLIGRAVVQALVSAGAHVAILDIDAKGKAIAESFNHDVMFIQTDLTSDAAIQQAVADIHQHLGEVSYLVNLACTYLDDGFKSSRQDWLQALDINLVSTVELSRALYNDLKKQQGSIVNFTSISAKVAQTGRWLYPVSKAAIRQLTQSMAMDFAADGIRVNSVSPGWTWSRVIAEVSGNNREKADNVAADYHLLGRLGHPEEIANVVLFLLSPAASFVTGADYAVDGGYSVMGPEGSQPAIPRLAE
- a CDS encoding dienelactone hydrolase family protein; translated protein: MAGQTVQIKTASGKQFSAYLATPETGKGPGVVLCQEIFGVNAAMREKAEFLAEEGYTVLVPDLFWRLAPNIELGYTPEDFQKAFELYQQYDENLGVEDIQDSLSFLKTRPECDTSTGLGVVGYCLGGKLAYLAGCRLSEVACAVGYYGVGIEKTLDELANVKGRLVLHIAELDQFTPPDARQAIVNAGNQYSNIQIYVYDGVDHAFARPKSNHYHKPSARFAHERTVTALHETIGPKYDLVALWEEHIRHEFDTRDVPATMATMVAEPYVNHIPTLTGGVGQSQLARFYQYHFVHQNPKDMKITSISRTVGSTQVVDEFIMSFTHDAEIDWLLPGVKPTGKYVEIPMLGVIQFRGSKLCHEHIYWDQASVLVQIGLLDPTGLPIAGVETARKLLDEDLPSNTLMPSWSSSEGKPVN
- a CDS encoding AraC family transcriptional regulator; the protein is MISLSQQMELNHYSRKAEFAQNLMSTICGEHRLDTIYKDTLDFHYDGMRLPTKKMAIGTISYGANVAINISHLKAYSISLPIQGRQALNIRGAHYQSDENRGLIVSNNDQQDLIIDKDCRKFQVVIPERSMQIVLADLLNKPIETPIIFNPEMHLDSEQLIGAWWKNIQNFVQLKSQYSNFYGLQMLSEDYENFVIKALLLSQENNYSEALKSLSHQDEPAYIRKVRNFIIEHAHEEICAEDLQRLAGVSKSKLYDEFQQYCGTSPMSYLKKYRLQQIYKILSTTGADRKISISKLAYEWGFNHLSRFSQEYREEFGENPSETKSKIF